The Aneurinibacillus uraniidurans genome segment CATGCCATTCAGGAATCCGCCCGTTTGCATATACCTGAGGTAGAAACATTACTTGTAGACTTTATGGAATGTGTACATCCGTATCTGCATTCCATTGGAAGAAATATTTTCATCGAGGGAGTAAAAAACTTCCCTTCTATATATGGATATATTTATCGAAAAACACGTACAGTTAACCGCTTTTCTCTTTTTGTGAAATCATGTAATCACATGGGAATATGGCGTATGATTCGTTTTTTGCAGGAGACACAGCCTTCTATTGTAGTAAGTACGTTTCCATTAGCGGCCTGTATGATTTCAAAAATAAAGGAACTAGGGTTAACGAATGCGGATGCTGTAACGGTAATTACAGACCATACAGATCATAGCAGTTGGATTCATCCGTATACCGATCGATATATTGTAGGATCAGAATTTGTTCGTACTTCTTTGAATCAACTGAAGGTAGAGGATGAAAAGATTCGGGTAACCGGTATCCCGGTTCGACCAGAATTTTGCAAGAAGTATGATCGAAATGCGCTTCGGGATAAATTCAATCTTGATCAGGAGTGCCCGACGATTCTAATTATGGGCGGTGGATTCGGAATTATTGGAAATGGATTGTCGAAGATGTTATCTTCTACTTTCCTCTCACAGCCTTTGCAGATTATTGTGGTGTGCGGTCATAATGAAAAGCTGCGACAGGAGTTAGAACGTTACCAGGCAGTTTCAAAGCATCGTCTACTTGTAACCGGGTACGTGAACTACATTCATGAGCTAATGGCACTTTCTGACTTTATGATTACAAAACCAGGCGGAGTAACAACAGCCGAAGCCATTGCTATGGAGCTTCCAATGCTTCTCTATAAGCCGCTTCCTGGTCAGGAA includes the following:
- a CDS encoding MGDG synthase family glycosyltransferase yields the protein MKAVRKEKVCILSGNYGDGHLQAAHAIQESARLHIPEVETLLVDFMECVHPYLHSIGRNIFIEGVKNFPSIYGYIYRKTRTVNRFSLFVKSCNHMGIWRMIRFLQETQPSIVVSTFPLAACMISKIKELGLTNADAVTVITDHTDHSSWIHPYTDRYIVGSEFVRTSLNQLKVEDEKIRVTGIPVRPEFCKKYDRNALRDKFNLDQECPTILIMGGGFGIIGNGLSKMLSSTFLSQPLQIIVVCGHNEKLRQELERYQAVSKHRLLVTGYVNYIHELMALSDFMITKPGGVTTAEAIAMELPMLLYKPLPGQEEDNAQVLINSGVALYAENEADLQRYLIQVLENPEVLAQIREKSRQLHSKWAASRALDVIVKKEV